The DNA segment GTTATGTTTATCAATAAGCTGATTGTTTTTCGGACTGTTGACATTATATGCCATACCTATGAATAGTCAATTTCCATAGGTTGTGAATCTCATCTCATGAATAAActgctttatgttttatttctggCTGCTTGCGCTGAGTCACATATTTAGAACAAGTTAAAATAGCAACCTTCTTtataaatcttattttgatgaCCAAACAAAATTCAATGTTATCCATCTTTCTTTTTAATCAGTCTTCTCAAGTTATAGTTTCGGTTAACCAGTTCCAACTGGATTGTTTGATGAGCTTATTTCTTTGTAAAATACTAGCATCCTTTAACCAACTGATATGCTACCCTATTGTTTGTATTTATTAGGTGGAGTTTTCAAGTTAGAACTATTTTTGCCAGAAGAATATCCAATGGCTGCTCCAAAGGTACTCAATTTATTAAttgcttttttgcttttctatttttgtacTATTGTTTTCATGTTTAGTTTCTGCTGAATGGTCACTCACCAAAAAGAAACGATAATGCAAACTATATTTATCAGCTGTATTTAGTTTTAAGATTTTTACCTTTGAAGAACATGGCTTTTGAATAAGACCCTAAAGAAATGCAATTACTTGAATGATCTTATGCTCCATTCTCTGTCTTTTTCTTCATCCTGCTCCTTGTTGAAACTGCAATAATAACTTGGAAACATTCTTGAATACAATGTTGATGAACACGAATTCCTTTCTCCATGAAGTGGAATGTTGATTTCCTATATGGTCTGAGATAAATACACCACTAAGGTGATTTAATTATACCCATTAATCTGAGTTGTATGGTTTTGCAGTTTTTCCTTTGAATTTATTTACTTGCTACTTAAGGTTTAATTCATAGGAGAATGGTACATAGGGTCTGTCTAATCATTCCTAACTGAATTGCTTTGTCTAGGTTCGGtttctaacaaaaatatatcatCCAAACATTGATAAGGTACACTTTCCTTCCATAACATGTCCATTTCTTCTgtaattacttatttttcttaCAGGTTCATGTTTAATGCAGCTTGGCAGGATATGTCTTGATATTCTGAAAGATAAGTGGAGCCCTGCCCTTCAGATACGCACTGTACTCTTGAGGTATTCATCTTGTAGAATGGTCGATACACATATTGATAGACATTATTAGGGCGaggaaaatgtgaaaaaaatcGGGGGGAAATGTTACTgataattttcaattttgttgCCACTTTTATAGTATCCAGGCTCTGTTGAGTGCACCAAACCCAGATGATCCACTATCTGAGAACATTGCCAAGCATTGGAAAAGTAATGAGGCCGAGGCTGTTGAAACTggtattctttctttcttttccctcACTTGTCTGATTATCAGTATCCAACATGCTATATGCATGTAAAATCTATTAAGACTATTATATTCTACTCTGCAGCGAAGGAATGGACTCGATTATATGCTAGCGGTGCATGATTTACGTGGTGGAGACTTTCAGGCTGAAATAACAATAGTGCAAGTGTAATGGTAGTAACTGCAAATTTGAAATGGGAACGCGGAGGAATTGATGTCTGAACTTATTTTGGAGTTGATGTTCCTCATACATAGTTTCCAGTTACCTGTTAATTGCTTTCTTCCCCGGGTGGAAGCCTTTATCTTGGAGCTTGTATTAATATAAATGTGATCTTTTTATCTGCCAAAATTAAGAACACACTCCCAACTTCAACTGTTAAGTAATTTGGAATTGTTaaagtcaaaatcaaaatcgaaACTTTTAAATAAGCTGTTGTTGGGTTTCACTCAATATCTCTGCATTTATGTCCGTAAATATGTGACAGCGATGTCAAGTAGTGTCTTGAAGGCCGAAGGGAAGACACATTTGAATCAGAAGGAAGATAGAAACTTTAGCTTTTGAAAGTATTGGAAAGATAGTACAAGAGTGTTGGATAAGGGGCtgagtgagttttattacttagATTACATTCACGTGGTTATTTTCTGTTAGACAACTTGGGTTGATAATGTTTGGGTTATATTCtataattctaatattaagTTTAATATTGTTAAAATCGCTTGACTTTTAAAAGTTTTGGAGCTCTAAAGAATTAAGGGTGCGTGGGGcttatgtttttatatttttttatttttaatattttagatttttaagattttatgaaaaaagaaaaaaaagcaaaataaaattttattatttattttgattttataaaattctaagaaaaacattgaaaatgaaaatacgAACTGAACGTTCGCTAAGTTTGTCAAAGAGTAGGTGTAATTGCTGATTTTTAAAGGTTTAACTAATTTGGAAGTCtctatagttttaaaaaatttgtaaacACATTTTATTGAGTTGTTGTGTCGCTTATCAGATATACTTTGGACATTTATCAGATATATTTTGGACATGCTAGTGATTGATACTTGTTTGTTTTGGATATGACAAGGATTGATACTTATTCGTTTGTTTTGGATAGGACACTCGTGATACTTATTCAAATTCGATCATACTTGGACATACTTAAATATCATCACGTGTTAGTATATTTaactttattcttattttatattttaatatcaataaaatattaaaatatcattgtaatttatttaaaaaatattttatattttgtatatatgcCTTGTCTCTGTgtcttataagattttaaaagttGTGTATTCGACTGTCCGTGTGTCCTATATTGTATTCATGTATTGTGTCTCGTATCCATGTCAATGTctgtcctttttatttttttttatgtgactgaaaataatacaaagaaaaaggaCCTAAGAGAAAGAGTAGAACTCTTCTCTAATAATAATGTCTAAATTATTACAGGGCAGCAACCACTCCAGGTACACCTGTTTGTTAAAAGTAGTAGTCTTAGCCATTAAATCAGCCGCTTTGTTTGCTGTGCGCTAAATGAGTACTACCGTAACTGTCCAATTACACTGGAgcatctctttgattttgtcaAGAATATCAAAGTCAGTCCTAATCATGCTGGTTGTGTCTCGCGAAATAAGGAAAAATGCATCAAGATTATCAGTTTCACATATGATCTCTTTACACTCGCAATCCCAAGCCATAACAAGCCCTCTCCAAATAGCATGAAGCTCACAACAGAGAACAGTAGAAAGAGGTATACTGGCAGAACAACCTTTTATCCAAATTCTCATGCTGTCTCTAATAATATACCCACAGCTAGCTAATTGTTCATTTCAAAAAACGCTTGCATCGCAGTTCACTTTACAGACATTCATCGGAGGTGGTTCCCAGTTATATTGCAAAGAGGAAGGAGTAATATGTTTTTGGGTGGTAATGGCATTGGAGAAATCTCGAGCAGCATGTTTAGCCAAGTGAACAAATTTCTCCCTACTCTATAGATCATCTTGATGGAAGATGTCATTGTTCCTATCCCTCTAAATCCACCAAAAGGCCGCTGCAAAGAGGAACCCATTTTTGTTGAGGTTAGAACGAATCCAAGACACAAAATCCAAACCAGAATCCACAGCGGTCATTCCCAAGTTTAAGCTAATCCAAATCTGACGAGCTTTTTGGCAAGTTCTAAAGGAATGGTTAATATCCTCTAGAGCAAGATAACATCTCTGACAAAAATCAGAAGTAGCAAGACCTCTTTGAAACCGATAGCTAACTGTGAGAACTCCGTTGTTGAGGCAAAGCCAAAGCAGACACTTTATCTTCTCCGGTATTTTCAAGcgccaaagccaaagccaattTTTACTATTATTCCAGCCAAATTCCTTCTTCAATAGCCACTCATAGGAATGGCAAAAATCTCCGGTGGGGCGGGTATCCGCGGGAATTTACCCGCCGGGGAGCAGGTTTGGGGGGAATTTTTTTCCCGTGGGGGGCGGGGACGGGTACCCGTATAATAAACGGGGCGGGGGCAGGGGGAGAANNNNNNNNNNNNNNNNNNNNNNNNNNNNNNNNNNNNNNNNNNNNNNNNNNNNNNNNNNNNNNNNNNNNNNNNNNNNNNNNNNNNNNNNNNNNNNNNNNNNNNNNNNNNNTAACTTTCTTGAAACCCTATCCCTCAAACCACACACACTGTGCCTCTCTCTCACCCACTTCACTCTCACACACGAGCCACTTTCTCACAGTCGTCTCACTCAATCTCTCTCTAACACCTCCCacctcctccttcttccttcGAACTGCGTCGCCGGCGTCCTCACTCAAAGTCCCTCACCTTCTTCTGTCTCTGCCAACGCTCACCATCCTCCGTCGCTGCCGTCGCTCACCTTCTTCCATCACTGCCGCCGCTCACTCTTCCTCTAACTACTTTGCTCATTGCTTGCTGCTACCTTCACTGCTGCCTCCACCTCTGCTTCACAACGAAGCCTCAGATCTGCGACGTTGATGACAAGCTTCCTACAGCAATGCCTCTGCTCCACACGATGCCGATAATGCCTCTCCTACCACAACTCTAGGTCGCCTCTGCTCAACAACGATGATGACGACTATGCTCTGTCTCTGTGGCTGGCCACCTTACAATAAGTTGGATGTTTCTATTAATTGATTAAATTGGTTTTAACgtatgttttgattttttattgatgAAATTGCTATGAAATTGGGACACTGGAGTTAGGGTTTAAATTCTGTTTATGTGAACTGGTTTTAGATTTAGGGTTTTGATTCTGTTAATGTGAAATTGGGTTTATGTTTAGGGTTTggattttgttgattgataaatTTGAATTAGAAATAGATTCTGTTGCTGTAAAATTGGAATTAGGGTTTggattcttaattttttactgTAAAATTGGATCATAATACTGAGATTTTTGTGAAATTGTTGTTATTTActggatttttttctttttaaattttttcttatttgtttcCTCAATTTCTCCAAACCCCGCGGATATCCTAATATCTGGTGGGGACGGGGACCCCGGTACCCGTCACGGGGACGGGGCGGGGACGGGGAGGGTTTCTGGAGGCTTTGTCCAAAACTAACCTGTTTTATCTCCTGCTTGCTTGATAGGATCAAAAAGCATCAAATCAAGTTTAATTTCATCCGGAATCATTGTGCAAAGAATATCCCATCGCTAATGTCCATGGTTCCAGACATCTTCTAGTTTCAAGAGAGAATCAGAAATGTGCACAAAAGGAACCAAAGGAGCTACCGTTCCAGATGGTCGCTAAGCATGATACCAAAAGGATTGAGACATCCAGCCTATACACCATTCAAAACCATCACAAAGCTTTTCTATTGTCTTATAAATTGCTCGCCAAGCACTTGaaacattattagaaaaattaggTGAAAAGCAAGAACCcctaaataaatattttgccAATATAATCCTTACTCAAAGCTTATCTTTATTATGCAGTAATTGCTAAACAAGCTTTCCTAATAAAGCAAAATTCACACATTGAGTATCTCTAATTCTCaaacctccatattttcttgtaatGACAACTTTGTTCCACTTGACCAAGCTTAAGCAGCGCTCCCCCACTTTTTCCTTCCACAAGAGTTTTCTAAGTATAGAATCAATCTTATGACAAATCGAAGTCAGAAAAAGAGTCACTTGCATCTGGTAAATGGGAAGAGAAGAAGCAATATATTTAATTGAGCAAAGCCTGCCTGCTCTATTAAGGAGTCGACCTTTCCAACTAGCCAGTctattcttaatcttctctaaAGAGTCCGAAAAAACAGACCTAGCAGCTCGAGGATGATTAAAGTTCACCCCCAAGGATTTGCTTAAGTCACTAGtaaaaagaataagagaaaCACCAGACAACGTTTCCTTCCTTctattaaagatttttctagAACAAAtagttttggatttttcaatgTTAACCTTCATACCTGAAGTTTTGCAGAACAACTCCAAGGTGTGTACAACATTCTAAACTTGATTTTTTTCTGCTTTACAAAAAAAGAGGAGGTCATCTGCAAATATCAAGTGAGAAACTCTATGTTCCCCTCTAGAAACAACCACACCATTCCAAATACCCTCGTCAACTTATTTGGAAATGAAGTACACCAATCTCTCCatgcacaaaataaataaataaggagaaATTGGATCTCCTTGCTTGAATCCTCTGCAAGGTTGGAAGCTATCCAATCTATTTCCATTCCAGAGGATGGAAAGATTTGAGGTCTAAACACAATTCATTACAAGCCGAAtaattagagaagaaaagcCAAAAGATTCAAGAGTGTTCTCAAGAAAATTTCAATCAACTCTATCATAAGCCTTTTCTAAATCAATCTTAAATGCCATAGCTCTTTTTCTAGACTTTGTCCGCttaagaaagtgaagaacttcTTGGGCgacaataatattattaggCGCTCCTCTACCATGAATAAACACTCCCTGAGTTGGGCTAACAATCTCATCCAAGAAAGGTCGTAATCTATTAACCAGCACTTTAGTCACAAGTTTATAAATGACATTACAAAAATTTATTGGCTGAAAATCTTTCAATCTTGTTGGAGAGTTGCACTTAGGGATAAGAACAATTAAAGTTTCCAACAAAGAATGACTTAACGTCTCCCCTAAGAATGCTTTCTGAACAGTACGTTATACTTCATGACCCACCACATCCCAAtattctttgaaaaaaaatacttgaaaacTATCTGGTCCAGGAGTTTTGAACGTGCTCATATTATCCAGAGCTTTTTTAACCTCCAACATTGTTACTGGTTTAGACAAATTATCACAAGCATCTTACTTAAGAGTTGGCATAGAAATTTCTCCAATGAAATTAATCTCAACAGACTCAgtagaacaaaaaatatttttgaaaaaataaacaacctttctttataaaatttttggattatCAGACCAGGACGCATCAATAACCAGCAACCCATGAATCTTGTatgatatttgaaaattaagttaGATTTGCAAAACGTCCTCTTTGTATTGAAAATTTGTAatgagatttttatatttttaaaagttttcaaTTAAGTTTTTGGCGTTAAAAAAAAACCTTGTAGACTTTGCACGTAGGGATATTTTCAAAGAGATGTTGGAAGAGCGCGTTTGTGACCAGGAAGTATTTGGGATTTTAACTGAATTGTGGATCTCGATTTTCTCATTGATTAAATCCCCCTGAAGCAAGAATGGGTGCAGATTGGTTGCATAGTTACCCACTAATGCGCAATTCAACATAGAATCTGCTTTTGCCCTCTATTTTGATTATGATTTAGAGTTTAGAGTTGAACATAGCATCTATACCCTTGCTCTTGTTCTTTTTCTATCATAGGATGGTAACACAGCATGTGGTGAAATTttaagagatcatgaaggaatGTTGCTTGCTTTTTTCAATGCTAATACGAGGGGATCTATACTCTGACTTTTTCGCCTAGTTTTGGTTATTGGGCATTTTTATTGGGACTTGACCTGTTGCTAATGCTATGAGTCTAGGCATATTCAATAGAAAAGGTAcagataaataatgaaaaaactaaacaatataaataatagatatattggATGTTCATTTCACTAGGTGTACGcatggttattttaatattaaccaTTGACTTTTTGTCCTTCGAATATTTAATAGGTCCCTGACTTTTTGCCCTTCGGATATTTTCGTTCTTGACtattgaaaaatacttttaaatccCTGACCTTCACAAAATTTGGACGGATCAGTTCCTGAAGGAAGCATTTGGACGGATCAGTCCCTGACAGAGGCATTTGGATGGAGGGACTGATCCATCCAAATTTTGTGAAGGTCAGggatttaaaagtatttttcaatggTCAGGGACGAAAATATCTGCGGGACAAAATGTTagggacttatttgtccttttctcttattttaatattaagatttagataattaatttaaaagtataatgtgtttttatttgattagtgATTGTTCATTTTATTTAAGATGGTCATTGTTTACCTAGTACTTCCCTATTCAATATTAGCATCCAAGTGGACTTCATGGCTCGCAACATCTCATTGGGTTGCATTCAAGACCTTTAGCATCCAATTAGATAAAGGTGCAATAGAATGGATAGTAGGGAGGGGccttcttcatcatcaattCAAACAAGCTAATGCATGTGCTCATAGAGTTTCGATGCCATCTCTCATAGTTTAAACGCTAATGTTATTGCCACCTTTTTAAGATTAGTTTCCATGTTACTTTCTTTTCGAATTTCTT comes from the Arachis duranensis cultivar V14167 chromosome 7, aradu.V14167.gnm2.J7QH, whole genome shotgun sequence genome and includes:
- the LOC107459803 gene encoding ubiquitin-conjugating enzyme E2 35, with amino-acid sequence MANSNLPRRIIKETQRLLSEPAPGISASPSEDNMRYFNVMILGPTQSPYEGGVFKLELFLPEEYPMAAPKVRFLTKIYHPNIDKLGRICLDILKDKWSPALQIRTVLLSIQALLSAPNPDDPLSENIAKHWKSNEAEAVETAKEWTRLYASGA